One Henriciella litoralis genomic window carries:
- a CDS encoding YceI family protein — MTRTATLSLTAIGLALVAPIAMAEPVAYEFDKDHTAIVASWDHMGFSRQAIEFTDYDGTLMLDMENPENSTIEVTFNLADGGFWVGTPDSEDFENHLSSGDLFGLEEYPTAKFVATSFETEDGKTGTMTGDLTLKGETHPVTLDVTLNKAGEARGSYKAGFSATGTMMRSEWGMGYAAPAVSDELQLMIETELVKVSDDSDE; from the coding sequence ATGACCAGAACCGCAACACTTTCACTGACCGCTATCGGTCTTGCCCTCGTCGCCCCGATCGCGATGGCAGAACCTGTCGCCTATGAGTTCGACAAGGATCACACCGCAATCGTCGCGAGCTGGGACCATATGGGCTTTTCCCGTCAGGCGATTGAGTTCACCGATTATGACGGCACGCTCATGCTGGACATGGAAAACCCGGAAAACTCCACGATCGAAGTGACCTTCAATCTTGCCGATGGTGGGTTCTGGGTCGGCACACCCGATAGCGAGGATTTCGAGAACCATCTCTCCTCCGGGGACCTTTTCGGGCTCGAAGAATATCCGACAGCCAAATTCGTCGCGACGTCGTTTGAAACCGAAGACGGCAAGACGGGCACAATGACAGGTGACCTTACACTGAAAGGCGAGACCCATCCGGTGACGCTCGATGTGACGCTGAACAAGGCTGGAGAGGCTCGCGGCTCCTACAAGGCCGGGTTTTCGGCCACGGGCACGATGATGCGCTCTGAGTGGGGCATGGGCTATGCCGCGCCGGCCGTTTCTGACGAGCTGCAGCTGATGATCGAGACTGAACTGGTCAAGGTTTCAGATGATTCAGACGAGTAG
- a CDS encoding alanine/glycine:cation symporter family protein — protein MESVVTLIENIAGFIWGGTWGDTVVIPGEIGPLAIVLLGTGLFIMFRLAGRPVRRFFPALAEVWQGRKSQGEDGAITPWQALSTALSGQVGTGNLAGVATAIAMGGPGAIFWMWITALLGMALAFAESSLAVKYRETDEYGRINGGPMYYIKNGLGKKWTWLAVIFCLGTLFSAAATGSMIQANSIAQTAMETSRGNFGFSIPAWGIGVVLAGLVFAVIIGGIKSIGSVAGRVVPLMAAAYVLCALIVLILNASEIPHAFAVIFKSAFGLQEVVGGAAGYGMMQAVRFGIARGLFSNEAGQGSAPIAHAAAQTKNPVQQGEIAMIGVFIDTIVICTMTALVILTVSGDFTRSPGLIAANQCVSEELVELPADTSVETLFPSAYTEGREAMIAERGTDAAAFLTACRRAGLDLSKDLPADATAADEQAYFDKALASATDATVLNDVRYVYETDAESSGITARAYGEALPGGEWIVTIALFFFAFTTIIGWSYYGEQAITFLIGEWATHPFRYFWVIVVFGGAIITNTDALWLFGDIANASMAFPNLIAILALSGVVVAMHKMNDDPDHGHPVIDKSEDTPAE, from the coding sequence ATGGAAAGCGTCGTCACGCTAATTGAGAATATCGCTGGATTTATCTGGGGCGGGACCTGGGGCGACACTGTTGTTATACCGGGTGAAATTGGTCCGCTGGCGATTGTCCTGCTCGGAACCGGGCTTTTCATCATGTTCCGGCTGGCAGGGCGGCCCGTTCGCCGCTTCTTCCCGGCATTGGCCGAAGTCTGGCAGGGGCGAAAGTCTCAAGGCGAAGACGGGGCGATCACGCCCTGGCAGGCGCTTTCGACAGCGCTGTCCGGTCAGGTCGGGACAGGTAACCTTGCCGGTGTCGCGACGGCGATTGCGATGGGTGGCCCGGGCGCAATTTTCTGGATGTGGATTACGGCCCTGCTCGGTATGGCACTCGCCTTTGCTGAAAGCTCGCTGGCCGTCAAATACCGCGAAACCGACGAATATGGCCGCATCAATGGCGGCCCGATGTATTACATCAAGAACGGCCTCGGAAAGAAATGGACCTGGCTCGCCGTGATCTTCTGTCTCGGCACGCTGTTCTCTGCAGCGGCGACCGGATCGATGATCCAGGCGAACTCCATTGCTCAGACCGCGATGGAAACCTCGCGCGGAAACTTCGGCTTCTCCATCCCTGCCTGGGGGATCGGTGTTGTGCTCGCAGGCCTTGTTTTTGCGGTGATTATTGGCGGCATCAAGTCAATCGGCTCGGTCGCAGGCCGCGTTGTTCCGCTGATGGCGGCAGCCTATGTGCTCTGCGCGCTGATCGTGCTGATCCTCAATGCCAGCGAGATTCCGCACGCCTTTGCGGTTATCTTCAAGTCAGCCTTTGGTCTTCAGGAAGTCGTTGGCGGCGCGGCCGGTTACGGCATGATGCAGGCGGTTCGATTTGGTATCGCGCGCGGTCTCTTTTCGAACGAGGCTGGTCAGGGCTCCGCGCCGATCGCGCATGCGGCCGCGCAGACCAAGAACCCGGTCCAGCAAGGTGAGATTGCGATGATCGGTGTTTTCATCGACACGATCGTCATCTGTACGATGACAGCTCTGGTCATCCTGACCGTGTCGGGCGACTTTACACGCAGCCCGGGCCTCATCGCCGCGAACCAGTGTGTTTCGGAAGAGCTTGTAGAATTGCCGGCAGATACCTCGGTCGAAACGCTGTTCCCGTCGGCCTATACAGAAGGACGCGAGGCGATGATTGCCGAGCGTGGCACGGATGCGGCAGCCTTCCTGACCGCGTGCCGGAGGGCTGGATTGGACCTGTCCAAAGACCTGCCAGCCGATGCCACTGCAGCGGACGAGCAGGCCTATTTCGACAAGGCGCTGGCCTCGGCAACAGATGCGACGGTTCTGAACGATGTTCGCTATGTCTATGAGACCGATGCGGAGTCTTCCGGGATCACCGCGCGGGCCTATGGCGAGGCCCTTCCGGGCGGTGAGTGGATTGTGACCATTGCCCTGTTTTTCTTCGCATTTACGACGATTATCGGCTGGTCCTATTATGGTGAGCAGGCGATTACCTTCCTCATCGGGGAATGGGCGACCCATCCATTCAGATACTTCTGGGTCATCGTCGTTTTCGGGGGCGCGATTATCACAAACACCGATGCCCTCTGGTTGTTTGGGGACATTGCGAATGCGTCGATGGCCTTCCCGAACCTGATTGCGATTCTCGCGCTTTCGGGGGTCGTGGTGGCGATGCACAAGATGAATGATGACCCCGATCACGGTCACCCCGTGATCGACAAGAGCGAAGACACCCCCGCCGAATAG
- a CDS encoding tyrosine recombinase, producing MSDAARIEAFLEMMSAERGASPHTLDAYGRDLRDASDQMKGKLTKAKAAEVSRYMTWLSAQGLAPRSQARKLSSLRRFFRFQFEEGERKDDPTSRLEGPKAGRDIPDVLSREDVLRLIDACGEDVRMRCLLELLYGAGLRVSELVSLKLGNLPRRKQGVWETSDIIVRGKGNKDRFCPLGRPALDAIADWLDIREDSLPKGTVKAKGASAYLFPSRGKEPHLTRRRLGQLLKDLSLKAGLDPARVHPHALRHAYATHLLQGGADLRSVQTLLGHADISTTEIYTHVLTDELAELLEMAHPLAG from the coding sequence ATGTCAGACGCTGCCCGCATCGAAGCCTTTCTTGAAATGATGAGCGCCGAACGTGGCGCCTCGCCCCATACGCTGGATGCTTATGGGCGCGATTTGCGGGATGCGTCGGACCAGATGAAGGGGAAACTCACCAAGGCCAAAGCCGCTGAGGTGTCCCGCTATATGACCTGGCTTTCGGCCCAGGGGCTCGCGCCGAGAAGTCAGGCGCGCAAGCTCTCATCGCTGCGCCGGTTTTTCCGTTTCCAGTTTGAAGAAGGCGAGCGCAAGGACGATCCGACCTCGCGGCTGGAAGGGCCGAAGGCGGGGCGCGATATTCCTGATGTCCTGTCGCGCGAGGATGTCTTGCGCCTTATTGATGCGTGCGGGGAGGATGTCCGCATGCGGTGCCTGCTCGAGCTGCTCTATGGGGCCGGGTTGCGGGTGAGTGAGCTTGTCAGTCTGAAGCTTGGCAATCTACCGCGCCGCAAACAGGGCGTCTGGGAGACGAGTGACATTATCGTGCGGGGCAAAGGCAATAAGGACAGGTTCTGCCCGCTTGGGCGACCGGCGCTGGACGCGATCGCGGACTGGCTGGACATTCGCGAAGACAGTCTGCCGAAAGGAACGGTGAAGGCGAAAGGCGCGAGCGCGTATCTCTTTCCCTCGCGGGGCAAGGAGCCGCATCTCACACGCCGAAGGCTTGGCCAGCTTCTGAAGGATCTCAGCCTCAAAGCCGGGCTCGACCCGGCGCGGGTGCATCCGCATGCGCTTCGTCATGCCTATGCGACGCATCTTTTGCAGGGCGGGGCGGATTTGCGCTCTGTGCAGACGCTGCTCGGCCATGCGGATATCTCGACCACCGAAATCTATACGCATGTGCTGACCGATGAACTGGCCGAGCTTCTGGAAATGGCCCATCCGCTGGCTGGCTAA